GCGGTGCGGGCCCGGACCACACCGATCGGGATCGTCCCGTTGGCACCCTTGATCGGATCGAGGTCGGCGTCGTAGGTCGCGCATTCGAGGGTCACACCGGACACCGGTGGCACGGCGGCATCACGGAACGTCTGCGCGGTGCAGTCCGACCAGTTCAATGCGCGGTCGTTATCGGCGCTCGGTGCCTCCCAGACCGGCGGTCCGGAGGCGGCGGGTGTGGTTTCCGGAGCGCCCTGCGGGCCGGCGCCCTCGTCGGTGGCGTACTGCGGGTTGGCGGCCAGCAGTGGCGCACACGAGGTCAGCAACACGGCGACCGCGGAAACACCGAGTGCCCTCATCACCGGGCGGACTCCTCGAGCCGCCGCGCTCCTGCCCGCCGTAACCATGCCGACCACAGTAGCGATCACGCCCGCTGGATCAGTGGCGGCTGTAGCGCGTGTACAGATAACCCTCGTCGTCGGTCAGCGTGTGTCGGCGGCGCATCCGGGTGATCGCCTCGTCATGGCCGTCGGTGATGCGCTTACCCGAACCGCCTACCAGGGTCGGTGCGATCGTCAGGCACAGTTCATCGAGCAATCCCGCGGAGATCAGCGCGCCGAGCAGGCTGGGGCCACCCTCGGTGAGCACCCGCGGCAGGCCCAGCCCGGCCAGCGTGTCCAGTGTGGTGGCCAGGTCGACGGTCCCGGGGTCACCGGGGGCCGAGCAGTCGTACACCCGCGCCAGCCCGGCGAACTCGGCGCGCGCCTCCTCGGCGGACTCGTGGGTGGTCAGGATCAGTGGCGGTACCTCGGTCTGGGTGAACACCGGCAGGCTGTGGTCCAGCCGTGCGCTGCGGGTGACCATGGCGATGGGCGGCACCTCGGCCTGGCGGCGGGCGTTCCGCGCCTGGCGTTCGGCCGCGCCCAGCTGCGCACCGGAATAGCCTTCGACGCGCACCGTGCCCGCGCCGACGAGCACCACATCGGCGAGCTCGCGCAGCAGCCGGTAGAGCGCGCGGTCCCCGTCGCCGCCAAGGACGCCGGATTTCCCGTCGGCGGTCGCCGCTCCGTCGAGGCTGGTGATGAAGTTGGCCCGCACCCAGCAGGAATCGAGCTTCTCGGGGTAGGCGTACAGCTCGGAAAGCCCGGCGCCGGCGTCATCGACCGGGCCCAGCGTTGTGAAATCCGTCCCAGCGGCGCTATCCGACATGGGTTTCATTGCAGCACGTCGATAAGGTGCACGACATGCAAAGCGGCACCGGGGTCGATGGTTTGGTGGATCGGCACCCCAAGGTGACGCCGGAACAGCTGGTCGCGCGCCTGGTGCCACCGCCGACCTTCGCCGATGTCAGCTTCGACACCTACCGTCCCGATCCCGCCGAGCCGTCGCAGGCCGCGGCGGTCGAGCGGTGCCGAGAGTTCTGCGAGCAGGCGCTGCAGCGGCGGGCCGGCAAGAAGAAGCTGTTCGGTAAGCGGGAGGTGCTGCCCGGGGTGGGGGTGTACCTCGACGGCGGGTTCGGTGTCGGCAAGACCCACCTGCTGGCCTCCACCTACTACGCCCTGACCAACGCCGACGTCGCGCCGACGGCATTCGCGACGTTCGGTGAGCTCACCCAGCTGGCCGGGGTGTTCGGTTTCACCGAGTGCATCGAGCTGCTGAGCCAGTACATCGTGATCTGCATCGACGAGTTCGAGCTCGACGACCCTGGTAACACCACGTTGATCTCGCGGCTGCTCTCGGCACTCGTCGAGCGCGGGGTGTCGATCGCCGCCACCTCGAATACGTTGCCCGAACAGCTGGGTGAGGGCCGGTTCGCCGCACAGGATTTCCTGCGTGAGATCAACACGCTGGCCGCGATCTTCACGACCGTGCGGGTCGAGGGTCCCGACTACCGGCACCGCGGTCTGCCGCCGGCGCCGGAGCCGCTGTCCGATGACGAGGTGCGTGCCCGCGCCACCGGCGTCGACGGCGCGACGCTCGACGATTTCGACGCGCTGTGTGCCCACTTGGCGACCATGCATCCCTCCCGCTATCACGCGTTGATCGACGGGGTCCGGGAGGTGTTCATCACCGGGGTGCACCCGATCACCGACCAGAGTGTGGCGTTGCGGCTGGTGGCGCTGACCGACCGGCTCTACGACGCCGGCGTCCCGATCCTGGCCTCGGGGACCAAGCTCGACACGATCTTCAGTGACGAGATGGTGGCAGGGGGTTTCCGCAAGAAGTATCTGCGGGCCACCTCGCGGTTGTTGGCACTCACGGCGGCGGCGCAGTCGGGCTGAGCCTTCGCACCATCACGTAGTCGTTCTCGATGTTGTTTCCCAGCTGGAACGTTTTGGTCCCGGCGACCTCGAATCCCGATTTCACGTAGAAGCGTTGGGCTCGGGCGTTGTCCTGGTTCACCCCGAGCCACACGCATGCTGCGCCGAGGTCGGTGCAGTGTCCCAGGGCATGTGACATCAGTGCGGCGGCGACGCCGCGGCCGTGGGCCTCGGGTGCGGTGTACATCTTGGACAGTTCGACGGTGGGCCGGAGCGCGACGGTGCGTTGCACGTCGGGGTCATCAGGCTCACCGCGAATCAGCATGGTGTAGCCGAGGATCCGTTGTTCGTCGCACGCGATGAGCACTGTGCGGTCCGGGTCGCGCAGATAATCCCGGAAGGCCTGTGGTGAGAGGTGGGTCGCGACGAACGTGGCCACATCGGCCGGGTCGGATTCGGGCGGGCAGGCCAGCGGGAACGTGGCGGCCGCGACCGCGGCCAGCTCGTCGACATCCGCGGCCGTGGCGGCCCGGATCACGGCAGGGGTGAGCCGGGCTGCCAGATGTTCCACTGCGCCAGATGGGTTCCGGTCTGCGGGTTGATCATCACCACGTTGGTGACCAGCGCGCGGTAGACGTCCCAGTAGACGCCGCCGGAGACGGTGGCC
The sequence above is drawn from the Mycolicibacterium neoaurum VKM Ac-1815D genome and encodes:
- a CDS encoding pyrimidine reductase family protein — its product is MSDSAAGTDFTTLGPVDDAGAGLSELYAYPEKLDSCWVRANFITSLDGAATADGKSGVLGGDGDRALYRLLRELADVVLVGAGTVRVEGYSGAQLGAAERQARNARRQAEVPPIAMVTRSARLDHSLPVFTQTEVPPLILTTHESAEEARAEFAGLARVYDCSAPGDPGTVDLATTLDTLAGLGLPRVLTEGGPSLLGALISAGLLDELCLTIAPTLVGGSGKRITDGHDEAITRMRRRHTLTDDEGYLYTRYSRH
- a CDS encoding GNAT family N-acetyltransferase — encoded protein: MEHLAARLTPAVIRAATAADVDELAAVAAATFPLACPPESDPADVATFVATHLSPQAFRDYLRDPDRTVLIACDEQRILGYTMLIRGEPDDPDVQRTVALRPTVELSKMYTAPEAHGRGVAAALMSHALGHCTDLGAACVWLGVNQDNARAQRFYVKSGFEVAGTKTFQLGNNIENDYVMVRRLSPTAPPP
- the zapE gene encoding cell division protein ZapE, producing MQSGTGVDGLVDRHPKVTPEQLVARLVPPPTFADVSFDTYRPDPAEPSQAAAVERCREFCEQALQRRAGKKKLFGKREVLPGVGVYLDGGFGVGKTHLLASTYYALTNADVAPTAFATFGELTQLAGVFGFTECIELLSQYIVICIDEFELDDPGNTTLISRLLSALVERGVSIAATSNTLPEQLGEGRFAAQDFLREINTLAAIFTTVRVEGPDYRHRGLPPAPEPLSDDEVRARATGVDGATLDDFDALCAHLATMHPSRYHALIDGVREVFITGVHPITDQSVALRLVALTDRLYDAGVPILASGTKLDTIFSDEMVAGGFRKKYLRATSRLLALTAAAQSG